GGGCGGAGGGGTAGAGCCGAGAATGGGCTCGGCTCTACAAGTGCGCGTCACCGGGTAACGGCACCCGCCGCTTCGAAGGCCGCGTCGAACAGGCGCTGCACCGGCGGGCCCATCTCACCCACCAGCAGGGCCAGCAGGAACAGGCCCAGCAGCAGCGAGACCGGCAGGCCCAGCTGGATCGGGTTCATTGCGGGCGCTGCACGCGCCAGCACGCCGAAGGCGAGGTTCACCGCCAGCATCGCCACCGTCAACGGGATGGCCAGGGTGAGGGCGCCGCGCAGGGCAGTCAGCAACAGGGTCGGGGCGATGCTGAAGAAGGCGTTCGGGTCGGGCAGGGGCGCACCGATCGGCAGCGCGCGGTAGCTGTCCACCACCAGCGAGATCAACGCCAGGTGGCCGTTGGCGGTGAAGAACAGCAGGCCGAACAGCAGGTAGAACCACTGGCCGATGACGCCGGAGGTGCCGCCGCGCAGCGGATCGCTCATCTGCGCGAAGGCCAGGCCGGTGCCCTGCGCGACCAGTTCGCCGGCCATGGCGCCGGCCTCGAAGATCAGCCGCAGCATGAAGCCGATGGACACGCCGATGGCGAGTTCACGGGCGATGGTCAGCACGGTGGCGGCGTCGAAGCCGGTCCATTCCGGTACCGGCGGCAGCAGCGGGGCGAGGGCGATGGACAGGGTGCCGGCCAGGATCACGCGGATCCGCTGCGGCACCGCGCGGGTGCCGATCATGGGCATGGCCATCGCAACCGCGCCGATGCGCAGCATCGTCCACAGCACCGTGGCGATCATGCTGAAGGCCTGCAGGCCGTCGGCAGCCATCTGGGTGGCGGCATCCATCAGCGCGTGTTTCCTAGCCGATCAGGTGTGGAATGCGCTGGAACAGCAGCGTGGTGAATTCGACCAGGTGGCCGATCAGCAGGCTGCCCAGGGCAAACAGCACGGCCGTCAATGCGGCGGCTTTGGCGACGAAGGCGATGGTCGGCTCGTTGAGCTGGGTCGCAGCCTGCACCACGCCCACCACCACGCCCACCACCAGCACGGTGAGCAGCAGCGGGCCGGCCACCCACAACACGGTGATCAGGCCGCCACGCAGTTCGGTCAAGGCAAGTTCGGGAGACATCGTTGTTCCATCGGTAGCGCCGGGCCATGCCCGGCGGAGCGTGTTTCATTCACGCCGGATTGATTCAAGCCGGATTGATTCACGCTGGGTTGAAGCTGGCCGCCAACGTACCCACCGTCAGCACCCAGCCATCGACCAGCACGAACAGCAGAATCTTGAACGGGGCCGACACCAGCATCGGCGACAGCATCATCATGCCCATCGACATCAGCACGCTGGCCACGACCAGATCGATGATCACGAACGGGATGAAGATCAGGAAGCCGATCTCGAAGGCGGTCTTCAGTTCACTGGTGACGAACGAGGCCACCAGCACCGGGAACGGGATCGCGTCGGGGCTGGCGTAGGTGCCGTGCCCGGCGATGCCGGCGAAGGTCATCAGGTCGGTCTCGCGGATCTGCGCCAGCATGAAACCGCGCAGCGGCTGCGTGGTCAGGGTCCACGCGGTCTGGAAGTCGATGTCGCCGTTGAGGTAGGGCGCCATGCCCGTGCTCCACGCCTTGTCCCAGGTCGGCATCATGATCATCGCGGTCAGGAACAGGGCCAGGCCCAGCAGCACCTGGTTGGACGGCGTCTGCCCGGTGCCCAGCGCCTGCCGCAGCAGGCCCAGCACGATGATGATGCGGGTGAACGAGGTCAGCACCAGCAGCATCGACGGGATCAGGGTGATCGCCGTCATCAGCAGCAGGGTCTGCAACGGCAGGCTGACCGGCTGGCCGCCGATCTTGCCGACGTTGACGTCCGGCAGCGCGGCCGGCGCACCGGGCGCGGCAAACGCCAGCACGGGCAGCAGGCACAGGGCGATCAACAGCAGCCACGACAGAACGGTGGCGGGGCGGGTACGGGCGACACGCATGTCAGGGGTCCTTGCGCAGCCGCTGTTGCAGCAGCTGG
This genomic stretch from Stenotrophomonas sp. SAU14A_NAIMI4_5 harbors:
- the fliP gene encoding flagellar type III secretion system pore protein FliP (The bacterial flagellar biogenesis protein FliP forms a type III secretion system (T3SS)-type pore required for flagellar assembly.) — its product is MRVARTRPATVLSWLLLIALCLLPVLAFAAPGAPAALPDVNVGKIGGQPVSLPLQTLLLMTAITLIPSMLLVLTSFTRIIIVLGLLRQALGTGQTPSNQVLLGLALFLTAMIMMPTWDKAWSTGMAPYLNGDIDFQTAWTLTTQPLRGFMLAQIRETDLMTFAGIAGHGTYASPDAIPFPVLVASFVTSELKTAFEIGFLIFIPFVIIDLVVASVLMSMGMMMLSPMLVSAPFKILLFVLVDGWVLTVGTLAASFNPA
- the fliR gene encoding flagellar biosynthetic protein FliR: MDAATQMAADGLQAFSMIATVLWTMLRIGAVAMAMPMIGTRAVPQRIRVILAGTLSIALAPLLPPVPEWTGFDAATVLTIARELAIGVSIGFMLRLIFEAGAMAGELVAQGTGLAFAQMSDPLRGGTSGVIGQWFYLLFGLLFFTANGHLALISLVVDSYRALPIGAPLPDPNAFFSIAPTLLLTALRGALTLAIPLTVAMLAVNLAFGVLARAAPAMNPIQLGLPVSLLLGLFLLALLVGEMGPPVQRLFDAAFEAAGAVTR
- a CDS encoding flagellar biosynthetic protein FliQ, translating into MSPELALTELRGGLITVLWVAGPLLLTVLVVGVVVGVVQAATQLNEPTIAFVAKAAALTAVLFALGSLLIGHLVEFTTLLFQRIPHLIG